In one window of Prevotella sp. E13-17 DNA:
- a CDS encoding AlwI family type II restriction endonuclease translates to MSRKVNPEYKPLLYTTTMRNPGRLKFMLYVLNMFEGQILNDELATKICGETIRYGLFRPTKRICDIIKQKWSTTPKGEFAEYALTDYEVQSVLDNNDSTQWDDIKGHKEAGFAKGWPSRFATIYDLTKELGLAYYWPGEPIIISQLAHHLLSSFTIEVDPASGFVVCKITHPEYEQQVFLQAMAKSQRMNPFVRVLNDNIPLILLLETIKKLNADPQQNGCGISRRELPLLIFWKNNDSQSLYQRIVKLRKEHRYDPSDEVVCDICLKEIMEGNFKEFDTKSIMVDYPDEFIRKMRLTGLLSLRGAGRFLDINKNEIEKVDYILSHYSLYHHFDDERAYFDYMAELDTNLIKITSHLPSATASEKLLDNWLSVYNWNIIKKELTNLATRKNSTDNVLKLLAAPTRLEFLTALAIRCRMPDVRVVPNYSCDDEGLPTSTAGGNKGDIECYEQQNGVLVEVTMAIGRAQTMMEVWPIERHLEDFQKKQQSQCIFVAPSIYIDSLRQINYVSADSKGKIKIRPYDIPQLLIFLEQTPSLYEHKITSLFESPALVSYADELMRRKNGIGILALSVALQELFGKDYASMGAREWYVVVRKYVEHQTMRQNIPDNEPVMWMAAEDAPLERL, encoded by the coding sequence ATGTCACGAAAAGTAAATCCTGAATATAAGCCTCTGCTTTATACAACCACGATGCGCAATCCCGGCAGATTGAAGTTCATGCTGTATGTGCTGAATATGTTTGAGGGACAGATTCTCAATGATGAACTTGCTACGAAGATTTGTGGTGAGACTATTCGTTATGGTCTATTCAGGCCTACTAAGAGAATCTGTGACATTATAAAGCAAAAATGGAGCACAACGCCAAAGGGGGAGTTCGCGGAATATGCATTGACAGACTATGAAGTACAATCAGTTCTTGATAATAATGATTCAACCCAATGGGACGATATAAAGGGGCATAAAGAGGCCGGATTTGCTAAAGGGTGGCCATCACGTTTCGCAACGATTTATGATCTAACGAAGGAATTGGGACTTGCTTACTATTGGCCAGGTGAGCCAATAATCATTTCACAACTGGCTCATCATCTCTTATCTTCGTTCACCATTGAGGTCGACCCTGCTTCAGGTTTCGTAGTTTGTAAGATTACACACCCTGAATATGAGCAACAGGTATTCTTGCAGGCAATGGCAAAATCGCAACGAATGAACCCCTTTGTGCGTGTATTGAATGACAATATTCCTCTGATTCTTTTGCTAGAAACAATAAAGAAATTGAATGCAGACCCACAACAGAATGGATGCGGCATATCAAGACGTGAACTTCCACTATTGATTTTTTGGAAGAATAACGACTCTCAATCCCTTTATCAACGTATTGTAAAACTTAGAAAAGAACACAGATACGACCCAAGCGATGAAGTGGTTTGCGACATCTGCTTAAAAGAAATTATGGAGGGAAACTTTAAGGAGTTTGACACTAAGTCAATAATGGTGGATTATCCAGACGAGTTTATTCGCAAGATGCGCTTGACAGGATTACTCTCACTTCGCGGTGCTGGTCGTTTTTTAGATATCAATAAGAACGAGATAGAGAAGGTGGATTATATTCTTTCTCACTATTCCCTCTACCATCACTTCGACGACGAACGTGCTTATTTTGACTACATGGCAGAGCTGGATACGAATCTAATCAAGATAACATCTCATCTGCCATCAGCTACTGCAAGTGAGAAACTGTTGGATAATTGGCTTTCAGTTTATAATTGGAATATCATTAAGAAAGAGCTAACAAATCTTGCTACTAGGAAAAATAGTACAGATAATGTATTAAAACTATTGGCCGCTCCTACGCGATTGGAATTTCTGACGGCTTTGGCAATTCGTTGCAGGATGCCCGATGTTAGAGTTGTTCCTAACTACAGCTGTGATGATGAAGGTCTTCCTACTTCAACGGCAGGAGGAAACAAAGGTGATATAGAATGTTACGAACAGCAGAATGGGGTATTAGTTGAAGTAACTATGGCAATAGGAAGAGCACAAACGATGATGGAGGTCTGGCCAATTGAACGTCATCTTGAAGATTTTCAAAAGAAGCAACAATCTCAGTGTATCTTTGTTGCCCCTTCAATTTATATAGATAGTCTCAGACAAATCAATTATGTTTCAGCAGATTCGAAAGGAAAGATTAAGATTCGTCCGTATGATATTCCCCAGCTACTAATCTTCTTAGAACAAACTCCTAGTCTGTATGAGCACAAAATTACTTCTTTGTTCGAGTCTCCTGCGTTGGTTTCGTATGCCGATGAACTCATGCGTAGAAAAAATGGGATAGGCATACTCGCTTTGTCAGTTGCATTACAAGAGTTATTTGGTAAAGACTATGCCTCCATGGGAGCAAGAGAGTGGTATGTAGTTGTGAGGAAATATGTGGAACATCAAACCATGAGACAGAATATTCCAGATAATGAGCCTGTCATGTGGATGGCGGCAGAAGATGCACCTTTGGAAAGATTGTAA
- the pyrB gene encoding aspartate carbamoyltransferase, whose product MDKHNFVTIANLTREKILYMIELAQEFEKHPNRELLKGKVVATLFFEPSTRTRLSFETAANRLGARVIGFADPKVTSGTKGETLKDTILMVSNYADVIVMRHYIEGAAQYASEIAPVPIVNAGDGAHQHPSQCMLDLYSIYKTQGTLDNLNIYLVGDLKYGRTVHSLIMAMRHFNPTFHFVAPKELAMPKEYKVYCDEHGIKYQEHTAFNEKVIADADILYMTRVQKERFSDLMEYERVKNVYVLNNELLKNAKPNMKILHPLPRVNEIAYEVDDNPHAYYIQQAGNGLFAREAIFCDVLGITLDEVKNDKTIIE is encoded by the coding sequence ATGGACAAGCATAATTTCGTCACCATTGCCAATCTCACTAGGGAAAAGATTCTCTACATGATTGAATTGGCACAGGAGTTTGAAAAGCATCCAAACCGTGAACTTCTCAAGGGTAAAGTTGTTGCTACCCTTTTCTTTGAACCCAGTACAAGAACCCGTCTATCTTTCGAAACAGCTGCCAACCGCCTTGGTGCGCGTGTCATCGGCTTTGCCGACCCTAAAGTGACAAGTGGCACCAAAGGTGAGACGCTCAAGGACACCATCTTGATGGTGAGCAACTATGCCGACGTCATCGTGATGCGCCACTATATTGAAGGTGCAGCACAATATGCCTCCGAGATTGCACCTGTCCCCATCGTCAATGCAGGCGATGGAGCGCATCAGCACCCTTCACAATGTATGCTCGACTTGTATAGTATTTACAAGACACAAGGCACACTCGACAATCTGAACATCTACCTCGTTGGCGATCTGAAGTACGGACGCACCGTCCACTCGCTCATCATGGCCATGCGCCACTTCAACCCCACGTTCCACTTTGTGGCACCCAAGGAGTTGGCCATGCCTAAAGAATATAAGGTGTATTGTGATGAACACGGCATCAAGTATCAGGAGCACACGGCCTTCAACGAGAAGGTGATTGCCGATGCTGACATTCTTTATATGACACGCGTACAAAAGGAACGCTTCTCTGACCTGATGGAATACGAACGTGTCAAGAATGTGTACGTGCTGAACAACGAGCTGCTGAAGAACGCCAAACCCAACATGAAGATACTGCACCCACTGCCACGCGTGAACGAGATTGCCTACGAGGTGGACGACAATCCACATGCTTACTACATACAGCAGGCCGGCAACGGACTCTTTGCACGCGAAGCTATCTTCTGTGATGTGCTGGGCATCACGCTCGATGAGGTTAAGAACGACAAAACAATTATTGAGTGA
- a CDS encoding DNA adenine methylase, which produces MRNGISRSPMFYVGDKFKLIREIRTHFPDRINRLIEPFVGGGSVMMNVDADGYLLNDIDSYVIGLHRMLCGYVGREQDFYTEFYRIVDQYGLSLSFRENPVPQELKKAHPKTYFAKYNKEAYRQLKSDFIAGGQQDWMQLYVLLIYGFNRMLRFNKKGLFNLPVGNVDYNQNTHDALEDYFRVMTTKQAEWHNEDFRLFLGNINYQEDDLIYLDPPYLITFSEYNKLWNDETERDLLALLDDMNARGIHFAISNVTHYRGRTNSLFLDWSAHYHSHPINSNYISFNDNSIKQFNEVLVTNY; this is translated from the coding sequence ATGAGAAACGGAATCAGTCGTTCCCCGATGTTTTACGTGGGTGATAAGTTTAAGTTGATTCGCGAAATCCGCACTCACTTCCCCGACCGCATCAACAGACTAATAGAACCGTTTGTTGGAGGCGGTTCGGTGATGATGAATGTCGATGCTGATGGGTATCTATTGAACGATATTGATAGTTATGTGATAGGTTTGCACAGAATGCTTTGTGGTTATGTAGGTAGGGAACAGGACTTTTATACTGAATTCTATCGCATTGTCGACCAATATGGACTTTCGCTTTCTTTTCGTGAGAATCCAGTTCCGCAGGAGTTGAAAAAAGCCCATCCCAAAACCTATTTCGCAAAATACAACAAGGAGGCTTACCGCCAACTGAAATCTGATTTCATAGCGGGCGGACAACAGGATTGGATGCAATTATACGTGTTGTTGATTTATGGATTCAATCGTATGCTGAGGTTCAATAAGAAAGGCCTCTTCAACCTTCCTGTCGGCAATGTTGATTACAATCAGAATACCCACGATGCTTTGGAAGATTACTTCCGCGTGATGACAACAAAGCAAGCGGAATGGCACAACGAGGACTTCCGCCTCTTCTTGGGTAATATCAACTATCAAGAGGATGATTTGATATATCTCGACCCTCCATATTTGATTACTTTCAGCGAATATAATAAGTTGTGGAATGACGAGACTGAGCGTGACCTACTGGCATTGCTTGATGATATGAATGCTCGTGGAATCCATTTTGCAATCTCTAACGTCACCCACTATCGTGGGCGCACGAATTCTCTCTTTTTGGATTGGTCTGCCCACTATCACAGCCATCCTATAAACAGCAACTACATCAGTTTCAACGACAACAGCATCAAACAGTTCAACGAGGTGCTGGTAACTAATTACTAA
- a CDS encoding aspartate carbamoyltransferase regulatory subunit yields MNKKEMLVAAIKNGTVIDHIPSDKTYQVAQLLDLHHQETPVTIGYNYLSKKLGKKGIIKVEDKFFTDEEISRLSVVAPNIVLNIIKDFEVVEKKQVITPDEIHGIVRCNNPKCITNNEPMSTYFHVTDGILTCHYCEKEQDINKVELC; encoded by the coding sequence ATGAACAAGAAAGAAATGCTCGTTGCCGCCATCAAGAACGGCACCGTTATAGACCACATACCCAGCGACAAAACCTACCAGGTGGCACAGTTACTGGACCTGCATCATCAGGAAACGCCCGTCACCATCGGCTACAACTACTTGTCAAAGAAACTGGGAAAGAAGGGCATCATCAAAGTGGAAGACAAGTTCTTCACCGACGAAGAGATCAGCAGACTGAGCGTCGTTGCACCCAACATCGTGCTGAACATCATCAAGGACTTTGAGGTGGTTGAAAAGAAACAAGTGATCACACCCGACGAAATACATGGCATCGTCAGATGCAACAACCCGAAGTGCATCACCAACAACGAGCCCATGAGCACCTACTTCCACGTGACTGATGGCATACTGACATGCCACTACTGCGAAAAAGAACAGGATATCAACAAGGTGGAGCTCTGCTAA
- a CDS encoding GTP-binding protein: MKETPVLLLTGYLGSGKTTLLNRILSNNKGIKFAVIVNDIGEVNIDASLIQQGGIVNQQDDSLVALQNGCICCTLKMDLVQQLQDIIQMQRFDYIVIEASGICEPGPIAQTICSIPSMAPEVVENGVPRLDCIVTVVDALRMRDEFEGGQLLTRPDIDEEDIENLVIQQIEFCNIVLLNKANEVSAEELGRVRQIVRTLQPKAEIIECNYGDVDFDKILFTNMFDFDRVATSAAWIQEVERHHEDEDEHDEDHDHDDDHEHEEHKHHHHDDEHEHHHHHHHHDEGEAEEYGIGTFVYYQRRPFNLGLFDHFVARQWPKGIIRAKGICYFSDEKDMCYIFEQAGKQVSLKQAGQWFATMPAAELEMMKQRDAALRADWDEQYGDRMQKLVFIGQHLDKELITKELDACLA; encoded by the coding sequence ATGAAGGAAACACCCGTATTACTGCTTACAGGCTATCTGGGCAGCGGAAAGACAACTTTACTAAACAGGATTTTGAGCAACAACAAGGGCATTAAGTTTGCCGTCATCGTCAACGATATTGGCGAGGTAAACATCGATGCTTCACTGATACAGCAGGGCGGCATTGTGAACCAGCAAGACGATTCGCTGGTGGCACTACAGAATGGCTGCATCTGCTGCACGCTGAAGATGGATCTGGTGCAACAGCTGCAAGACATCATCCAGATGCAGCGTTTCGACTACATCGTCATCGAAGCCAGCGGCATCTGCGAGCCTGGCCCCATCGCACAGACCATCTGCTCTATTCCCTCAATGGCACCCGAAGTGGTGGAGAACGGAGTTCCCCGTCTGGATTGCATCGTCACAGTGGTTGATGCCCTCCGCATGCGCGATGAGTTTGAAGGCGGTCAACTGCTGACACGCCCCGACATCGACGAGGAGGACATCGAGAACTTGGTCATCCAACAGATAGAGTTCTGCAACATCGTGCTGCTCAACAAGGCCAACGAGGTATCGGCCGAGGAACTGGGACGTGTGCGCCAAATCGTACGCACACTGCAGCCTAAGGCTGAGATTATTGAGTGCAACTATGGCGATGTGGACTTCGACAAGATTCTGTTCACCAATATGTTCGACTTCGACCGTGTGGCCACCTCGGCCGCTTGGATTCAGGAGGTAGAACGCCATCACGAGGATGAGGATGAGCACGATGAGGATCATGACCATGACGACGACCATGAGCACGAGGAGCACAAACATCATCATCACGATGACGAACACGAGCACCACCACCATCATCATCACCACGACGAAGGCGAAGCCGAGGAATATGGCATTGGCACATTTGTATATTACCAGCGCCGCCCGTTCAATCTGGGACTCTTCGACCACTTCGTGGCACGCCAGTGGCCCAAGGGCATCATTCGCGCCAAGGGCATCTGCTACTTCAGCGACGAGAAAGACATGTGCTACATCTTTGAGCAGGCCGGCAAGCAGGTGAGCCTCAAACAGGCCGGACAGTGGTTTGCCACCATGCCCGCCGCCGAACTGGAAATGATGAAGCAACGCGACGCAGCCCTGCGTGCCGACTGGGACGAGCAGTACGGCGACCGCATGCAGAAGCTGGTGTTCATTGGTCAGCACCTCGACAAGGAGCTTATCACCAAGGAGCTGGACGCATGCCTTGCATAA
- the fabD gene encoding ACP S-malonyltransferase has protein sequence MKAFVFPGQGAQFVGMGKDLYDNNATAKELFEKANEILGYRITDIMFEGTDEDLKQTKVTQPAVFLHSVISAICMGDAFQPAMTAGHSLGEFSALVAAGALSFEDGLKLVYARAMAMQKACEAAPSTMAAIIGLPDEKVEEVCAGINREGNIVVCANYNNPGQLVISGNVEAINEACEQLKAAGAKRALPLKVGGAFHSPLMQPAKDELQAAIENTQFQTPKCPIYQNVDGKPHTDPAEIKQNLIAQLTSSVRWTQCVQNMIADGADDFTECGPGKALQGMIAKINKEVNAHGIE, from the coding sequence ATGAAAGCATTCGTTTTCCCTGGTCAGGGAGCGCAGTTCGTAGGAATGGGTAAGGACCTCTACGACAACAACGCAACAGCAAAAGAGTTGTTTGAAAAAGCTAACGAGATTCTGGGCTACAGAATTACTGATATTATGTTCGAGGGTACCGACGAAGACCTGAAGCAGACCAAGGTGACACAGCCTGCTGTGTTCCTCCACTCGGTTATCTCGGCTATCTGCATGGGCGATGCTTTCCAGCCTGCCATGACTGCGGGTCACTCGCTGGGTGAGTTCTCTGCGCTGGTTGCTGCTGGTGCATTGTCTTTCGAGGATGGACTGAAACTGGTCTATGCACGTGCAATGGCTATGCAAAAGGCTTGCGAGGCTGCTCCCTCAACAATGGCTGCCATCATTGGTCTGCCCGACGAGAAGGTGGAAGAGGTATGCGCAGGTATCAACCGCGAGGGTAATATCGTGGTTTGTGCTAACTATAACAATCCTGGTCAGTTGGTCATCTCTGGTAATGTAGAGGCTATCAACGAGGCATGCGAGCAGCTGAAGGCTGCTGGCGCTAAGCGTGCTCTGCCCCTGAAGGTGGGCGGCGCATTCCATAGCCCACTGATGCAACCTGCAAAGGATGAACTGCAGGCAGCCATCGAGAATACTCAGTTCCAGACCCCCAAGTGCCCCATCTATCAGAATGTGGATGGTAAGCCTCATACGGATCCTGCAGAGATCAAGCAGAACCTGATTGCTCAGCTTACCTCTTCTGTGCGTTGGACCCAGTGTGTGCAGAACATGATTGCCGATGGTGCTGATGACTTCACCGAATGCGGTCCTGGCAAAGCACTGCAGGGCATGATTGCCAAAATTAACAAAGAAGTAAATGCTCATGGCATCGAATAA
- a CDS encoding type I restriction enzyme endonuclease domain-containing protein, with translation MLLGTTCGDSGSSQTDTRGLECAAAIEGHHVLVYGDEGDYPAKNIEQLITNIDNCILECDAFLLTLGINLDEIIAETNTLDRLEMLRQAYVRILEKDDWKDRFKVLSNLLMNLYDASKPEIFERGWHNDKFAPISYINGLFCNQIDDEKLERAKARMAEKLDQSVTSTNQVCDNADYVIHQGKVIDLSKINVDDLRKEISLTPYKAFEIDNLRVFIEKLLEQMINKNCMRISFSERYKSIINRYNAGGSENEDYYEKLLQLIEELKKEQVRSTNLGLKKEELEIYDLLIQGKMLTKGEEQKVILAAKNLYQKLMAEKDSFLVVDWYKDEQPRKKVFSLIQVSLNRDLPESYDRVSFVDKTNLIMNHFIDMAIQGYGWGAA, from the coding sequence ATCCTCCTTGGCACCACGTGTGGTGATAGCGGGAGTTCCCAGACGGATACCAGAGGTCTGGAATGCGCTGCGGCTATCGAAGGACACCATGTTCTTGTTTATGGTGATGAAGGCGATTATCCTGCCAAGAACATCGAACAGCTGATTACCAATATCGACAACTGCATACTTGAGTGCGATGCATTCCTATTGACGCTTGGTATCAACTTAGACGAGATAATAGCAGAAACGAATACGCTGGACAGGCTGGAGATGCTGCGCCAGGCTTATGTGCGTATCTTGGAGAAGGACGATTGGAAGGATCGCTTCAAGGTGCTCAGTAATCTACTGATGAACCTCTACGATGCCAGCAAACCAGAGATATTTGAGCGTGGATGGCATAACGATAAGTTTGCACCTATTAGTTATATCAATGGGCTTTTCTGTAATCAGATTGACGATGAGAAGTTGGAAAGAGCCAAAGCCAGAATGGCAGAGAAACTGGATCAGAGCGTGACATCAACTAACCAGGTATGTGATAATGCCGATTATGTGATACATCAAGGCAAGGTGATTGACCTGAGTAAGATAAATGTGGATGATTTACGCAAGGAAATCAGTCTTACCCCATATAAGGCTTTTGAGATTGATAACCTGCGTGTTTTCATAGAAAAATTGTTAGAGCAGATGATTAATAAGAACTGTATGCGCATATCATTCTCTGAACGCTACAAGAGTATCATTAATCGTTATAATGCTGGCGGAAGCGAGAACGAGGATTATTACGAGAAGCTGTTGCAGCTGATAGAAGAATTAAAGAAAGAACAAGTTCGCTCTACCAATCTTGGACTGAAGAAAGAGGAACTTGAAATATACGATTTGCTGATTCAAGGTAAGATGCTAACAAAGGGCGAAGAGCAAAAAGTAATCTTGGCTGCAAAGAACCTCTACCAAAAGCTGATGGCCGAGAAAGACAGTTTCTTGGTAGTTGATTGGTACAAAGATGAACAGCCAAGAAAGAAGGTATTCTCACTAATACAAGTATCATTGAATCGCGACTTGCCTGAAAGCTATGATAGGGTATCGTTTGTTGACAAGACAAACCTTATTATGAATCATTTCATCGATATGGCAATACAGGGATATGGATGGGGCGCAGCTTAA
- a CDS encoding transposase: MSRSREEAIALGVPVSETQHNMKRRKPWHDYSRKGTYMLTLVVEGRQSVFGKVVTAPVAKSAGGKQTVRAYVELSELGKEIRDKELQKISKYYGMVEVWKLCVMPDHIHMIVRVKEDMPGGKHLGNVVRGFKVGCTRAWWRLSETLPAGEAAGVVAGGDVAGVVPAGKAAGVVAGGEAAGVVAGGEAKLPVLFESGYNDLILLEDGQLDNWARYLDDNPRRLAVKRMFPDFFTTMNYVDIGEWHCQTVGNRFLLDIPLKVAVIVHNAYSDKEFADYKREWLACGEAGGVLVSAAIATREKEVMREAMNRGYKIIVVRENGFPPLYKPAGESFDACSEGRLLQVCPWEYHMERRIISREKCLKLNRLVEDILSKEQTAEDDNPRKKSS, encoded by the coding sequence ATGTCTAGAAGTAGGGAAGAAGCTATTGCGCTTGGCGTGCCTGTGTCAGAGACACAGCATAACATGAAACGACGCAAGCCTTGGCATGACTATAGTCGTAAGGGTACTTATATGCTGACACTGGTGGTAGAAGGTCGTCAATCGGTGTTTGGCAAGGTGGTGACTGCGCCTGTCGCGAAGAGTGCTGGCGGAAAGCAGACGGTTAGGGCGTATGTGGAACTGTCGGAGCTCGGGAAGGAGATCCGTGATAAGGAACTGCAAAAGATTTCCAAATACTATGGGATGGTGGAAGTTTGGAAGCTTTGTGTAATGCCTGACCATATCCATATGATTGTTAGGGTGAAAGAAGATATGCCTGGGGGAAAGCATCTAGGCAATGTGGTGAGGGGATTTAAAGTGGGATGCACAAGAGCCTGGTGGCGGCTGTCGGAGACTTTGCCCGCCGGAGAAGCGGCGGGAGTTGTGGCTGGTGGAGATGTGGCGGGAGTTGTGCCCGCCGGAAAAGCGGCGGGAGTTGTGGCTGGCGGAGAAGCAGCGGGAGTCGTGGCTGGCGGAGAAGCAAAGCTTCCTGTTCTCTTTGAGAGTGGGTATAATGATTTGATTTTGTTGGAAGACGGGCAACTGGATAATTGGGCTCGTTATCTTGATGATAATCCTCGACGGCTGGCTGTTAAGCGAATGTTTCCAGACTTTTTCACCACGATGAACTATGTGGATATTGGTGAATGGCATTGTCAGACGGTTGGTAACCGCTTCTTGCTTGATATCCCTCTGAAGGTTGCGGTGATTGTTCATAATGCTTATAGTGACAAGGAGTTTGCTGATTATAAGCGGGAATGGCTGGCTTGCGGAGAGGCTGGTGGCGTGTTGGTGAGCGCTGCTATTGCCACGCGCGAGAAAGAGGTGATGCGAGAGGCTATGAACAGAGGCTACAAAATCATTGTTGTCAGGGAGAATGGATTCCCGCCTTTGTATAAACCTGCAGGAGAGTCGTTTGATGCGTGTTCTGAAGGACGCCTGTTGCAGGTATGTCCATGGGAGTATCACATGGAGCGTCGCATCATTTCACGCGAAAAATGTCTGAAGCTGAATAGGCTGGTAGAAGATATCCTCAGCAAAGAGCAGACTGCTGAGGACGATAATCCTCGAAAAAAAAGCAGCTAG
- the glyA gene encoding serine hydroxymethyltransferase: MKRDNTVFELIEKEHQRQLKGIELIASENFVSDQVMEAMGSYLTNKYAEGYPGKRYYGGCQVVDEVEKLAIERVCKLFGAEYANVQPHSGAQANAAVLLAVLKPGDTFMGMNLDHGGHLSHGSHVNTSGILYNPIGYNLNKETGRVDYDEMERLALENKPKLIIGGGSAYSREWDYKRMREIADKVGALLMIDMAHPAGLIAAGLLENPVKYAHIVTSTTHKTLRGPRGGIILMGKDFENPWGYKTPKGEVKMMSALLNSAVFPGQQGGPLEHVIAAKAVAFGEALQPEFKEWALQVKKNAAKLADELIKRGFTIVSGGTDNHSMLVDLRSKYPDLTGKVAENALVAADITVNKNMVPFDSRSAFQTSGIRLGTPAITTRGAKEDLMVQIAAWIEEVLNDPTNEEVIASVRARVNEKMKEYPLFAY; the protein is encoded by the coding sequence ATGAAAAGAGACAACACCGTTTTCGAGTTGATCGAGAAAGAACATCAGCGTCAGCTGAAAGGTATCGAACTGATTGCCAGCGAGAACTTTGTGAGCGACCAGGTTATGGAAGCCATGGGTTCTTACCTGACCAACAAGTATGCCGAAGGTTATCCCGGCAAACGCTACTATGGTGGCTGCCAGGTAGTGGACGAGGTAGAGAAGTTGGCCATCGAGCGAGTATGCAAACTGTTTGGTGCCGAGTATGCCAACGTGCAACCCCACTCTGGTGCACAGGCCAACGCAGCCGTACTGCTGGCAGTGCTGAAACCCGGCGACACCTTCATGGGTATGAACCTGGATCACGGAGGTCACCTCTCTCACGGTTCGCACGTCAACACGAGCGGTATTCTCTATAACCCCATCGGCTACAACCTGAACAAGGAGACTGGTCGTGTGGATTACGACGAGATGGAGCGACTGGCTCTCGAAAACAAGCCCAAGCTGATCATCGGTGGTGGCTCTGCCTACAGCCGCGAGTGGGACTACAAGCGCATGCGCGAGATTGCCGACAAAGTGGGTGCTCTGCTCATGATCGACATGGCTCACCCCGCTGGTCTGATTGCTGCCGGTCTGCTGGAGAATCCTGTGAAGTATGCTCACATCGTCACCTCTACCACTCACAAGACCCTGCGCGGTCCTCGTGGCGGTATCATCCTGATGGGCAAAGACTTCGAGAATCCTTGGGGCTACAAGACTCCTAAGGGCGAGGTGAAGATGATGTCTGCTCTTCTCAATTCAGCCGTATTCCCCGGTCAGCAGGGTGGTCCTCTGGAGCATGTCATCGCTGCCAAGGCTGTTGCCTTCGGCGAGGCTCTGCAGCCCGAGTTCAAGGAGTGGGCTCTGCAGGTGAAGAAGAACGCAGCCAAACTGGCCGACGAGCTGATCAAGCGCGGCTTCACCATCGTCAGCGGTGGCACCGACAACCACTCTATGCTGGTTGACCTGCGCTCTAAGTATCCCGATCTGACTGGTAAGGTGGCTGAGAACGCACTGGTTGCTGCCGACATCACCGTCAACAAGAACATGGTGCCCTTCGACAGCCGCAGCGCTTTCCAGACCTCTGGTATCCGTCTGGGCACGCCTGCCATCACCACACGTGGTGCCAAGGAGGATCTGATGGTTCAGATTGCCGCATGGATTGAGGAGGTTCTCAACGATCCTACCAACGAGGAGGTTATCGCCAGCGTTCGCGCTCGCGTCAACGAGAAGATGAAGGAGTATCCCCTCTTCGCATACTAA